The segment GCGCGCGCCCAACGACGAGCAGGATGGCGATCTGGTGTATTTCCAGGGTCACTGCGCGCCGGGCGTGTATGCCCGCGCCTACATCGAAGGCCGTCTCTCCGAAGAGCAATTGGATAATTTCCGTCAGGAAGTCGACGGCAAGGGGCTGTCGTCCTATCCCCATCCGTGGCTGATGCCGGACTTCTGGCAGTTCCCGACCGTCTCGATGGGCCTTGGCCCCTTGATGGCCATCTACCAGGCGCGGTTCCTGAAATATCTGGAAAGCCGCGGTCTCGCCCGGACTCCCGGCCGCAGGGTATGGTGCTTCTGCGGCGACGGCGAGATGGACGAGCCCGAGTCCCTGGGCGCGATCAGCCTGGCGGCCCGCGAGGGACTCGACAACCTGATCTTCGTGGTGAACTGCAACCTGCAACGCCTGGATGGCCCGGTGCGCGGCAACGGCAAGATCATCCAGGAGCTGGAGGGAGACTTCCGCGGTTCCGGCTGGAACGTGCTCAAGGTGATCTGGGGCAGCCGCTGGGATCCGCTGCTGGCGATGGACAACAAGGGCCTGCTGAAAAAGCGCATGGACGAATGCGTGGATGGCGATTACCAGACCTTCAAGTCCAAGAATGGCGGATATGTCCGGGAGCACTTCTTCGGCAAGTATCCGGAGCTGCGCGAGATGGTCGCCAACATGTCCGACGACGAGATCTGGAATCTCAATCGCGGCGGCCATGATCCGCACAAGGTCTTCGCGGCCTACCACGAAGCGGTGAACAACGCCCGCGGCCGCCCGACCGTGATCCTCGCCAAGACCATCAAGGGCTATGGCATGGGAACGTCCGGCGAGGCGCAGAACATCGCCCACCAGGCCAAGAAAATGGATCTGGAGTCGATCCGTCGATTCCGTGACCGGTTCGGCATCCCCATCCCGGATGACAAGCTGGCCGAGGTGCCGTACTACAAACCGGCCGAAGACAGTCCCGAGATGGTTTACATGCGCGAACGCCGCAAGGCCCTCGGCGGCTACCTGCCGGCGCGCCGTCCGGTGCAGGCGCCGCTGGCGATTCCGGGGCTGCATGTGTTCGACGCCCAGCTCAAGGATTCGGGCGAGCGCGAGTTCTCCACGACCATGGCCTTCGTGCGCATGCTCGGCACCTTGCTCAAGGACAAGAACATCGCGCGCCAGATCGTGCCGATCGTGCCTGACGAGTCCCGGACGTTCGGCATGGAAGGCATGTTCCGTCAGTACGGCATCTGGTCGTCGATGGGTCAGAACTACGTGCCGCAGGATCATGACCAGCTGATGTTCTACAAGGAGTCGCGCGACGGCCAGATGCTGCAGGAAGGCATCAACGAACCGGGCGCCATGTCGTCGTGGATCGCGGCGGCGACAAGCTATGCCAATAATGGCATCCCGATGATTCCGTTCTACATCTACTATTCGATGTTCGGCTTCCAGCGCATCGGCGACCTGGCCTGGGCCGCGGGCGACATGCGCGCGCGCGGTTTCATGCTGGGTGGCACGGCGGGCCGCACCACGCTGAATGGTGAAGGGTTGCAGCACGAGGATGGCCACAGCCACATCCAGGCCGGCCTGATTCCCAACTGCATCAGTTACGACCCGACCTATGCTTACGAGCTGGCGGTGATTCTTCAGGACGGACTGTCCCGCATGTACGTGAACCAGGAGGACGTGTTCTACTACATCACCCTGATGAACGAAAACTACGCGCATCCGGCCATGCCGGCCGGCGCGGAAGAGGGCATCCTCAAGGGCATGTACCTGCTGCGCGACGGTGGCGACGCCGAAGTGAAGGTGCAGTTGATGGGCTCGGGCACCATTCTGCGCGAAGTGATCGCCGCAGCGGACCTGCTGCGCAACGATTTCGGCGTCTCCGCCGACATCTGGAGCGCGACCTCGTTCAACCTGCTGCGCCGCGACGGCATGGAGGCCTCGCGCTGGAACATGCTCAATCCGCTGGAGGCGCCGCAGGTGCCCTACGTGACCGCGCAACTGGCCGACCGCAAGGGACCGGTGATCGCGGCGACCGACTATATCCGCAACTATGCCGACCAGGTCCGCGAATACGTGCCGGGCCAGTACGTCGTACTCGGCACCGACGGTTTCGGACGTTCCGATTCCCGCGGCAATCTGCGTCAGTTCTTCGAAGTCGACCGTCATTATGTCGCCGTGGCCGCCCTGTCGGCGCTGGCGCGCGAGGGTCGGATCGAAGCGGCGCGCGTTGCCGAGGCCATCAAGCGCTATGGCATCGACACGGCCAAGCTGCCGTCCTGGAAGGCATGAGCGGGGAACCTACACTATGAGCAATCTGATTGAACTGAACGTGCCGGATATCGGCGGACACAGCAATGTCGATGTGATCGAGGTGTTCATCCTGCCGGGTCAGACGGTGGCGGTGGACGATTCCCTCATCACCCTGGAAACCGACAAGGCCACCATGGATGTTCCGGCGAGCCACGCCGGGGTGGTCAAGGAGGTTCGCGTCAAGGTCGGCGACAAAATCAGCGAAGGCGGCGTGATCGCCCTGATCGAGGTGTCGGACCCGGCAAGCGCCGAAGCGCCAAGCCCGGCGCCGGCTCAGGCCTCCGCCCCCTCCACGGCGCCCGCCGCCGCGCCCGCGACGAGCGGCGCCCCCGCCGAAATCCGTATCCCGGATATCGGCGGCCATAGCGGTGTGGACGTGATCGAAGTGGCCGTGAAGCCTGGCGATACCATCGCCGTGGACGACACGCTGGTGACGCTCGAGACCGACAAGGCGACCATGGATGTGCCGGCGACGCTGGCGGGCGTGGTCAAATCGGTCGCGATCAAGGTTGGCGACAAGGTCGGCCAGGGCGATCTGATCGTGGTGGTCGAGGGCTCGGCCTCCTCAGCTGTGGCTCCGGCAAGTCCCGCGCCGGCGCCCGCTCAGGCCACCCCGGCTCCCGCCCCGGCCCGGGCCGAGCCGGCCGCTCCGTCCGCCGCGTCGACCAGCGTCGACGAGGCGTCCTTCGCCCGCGCCCACGCCGGGCCGTCGGTACGGCGCCTCGCGCGCGAGCTGGGCGTCGACCTTTCCCGCGTGGCCGGCACCGGCCGCAAGGGGCGGATTGTCGAATCCGACGTGAAAGCCTACGTGAAGTCGCTGATGAGCGGCGTCGCGGCCGCTCCGGCGGCCTCGGCTGCCCCGTCCAACGGCTCCGGCCTCGATCTCTTGCCGTGGCCGAAAGTCGATTTCGCGAAATTCGGTCCGGTGGAGACGGCGCCGCTGTCGCGCATCAAGAAGATCTCCGGCGCGAACCTGTCGCGCAACTGGGTGATGATTCCCCATGTGACGCAGTTCGACGAAGCCGACATCACCGAGATGGAAGCGTTCCGCAAGGCCATGGGCGAAGAGCTCAAAGCCGAGGGCGTGAAACTGACGCCGCTGGCCTTCCTGATCAAGGCGTCGGTCGCGGCGTTGAAGAAATTCCCGGAATTCAATGCGAGCCTGGATGGCGACAATCTGGTGCTCAAACAGTATTTCCACATCGGCTTCGCCGCCGACACGCCGAACGGTCTCGTGGTGCCGGTGATTCGCGACGCCGACAAGAAAACCCTGTCGGAAATCGCTCAGGAAAGCTCGGCGCTGGCGAAAAAGGCCCGCGACGGCAAGCTGACTCCCAACGACATGCAGGGGGGCTGCTTCAGTATCTCCAGCCTTGGCGGTATCGGCGGCACGGCGTTCACGCCGATCATCAATGCGCCGGAAGTGGCGATCCTGGGCGTGTCCCGCTCGGCCATCAAGCCGGTATGGAACGGCAAGGAGTTCGCTCCGCGCTTGATGCTGCCGCTGTCGCTGTCCTATGACCATCGCGTCATCGACGGCGCTTCCGCCGCGCGCTTCACGAGCTATCTTGCCCAGGTGCTGGCCGATATCCGCCGTCTGATGCTGTGACAGGAACTGCAATGAGTCAAACCATGGAATTGAAGATCCCCGATATCGGGGGGCACAACAATGTCGATGTGATCGAGGTGTTCGTCAAGCCGGGCGATACGGTGAAAGTGGACGACTCCCTGATCACCCTGGAGACCGACAAGGCCACCATGGACGTGCCGTCGACCCACGCGGGCGTGGTCGCCGAAGTGCGCATCGCGGTCGGCGGCAAGGTGTCCGAGGGCGATGTGATCGTCGTGTTGGAAGCCGCTGCGCAATCCGGCGCTTCGCCCTCCGCGGAAAACACCGGTGTGGCGTCGGCGCATACCGAAGCGGGCAGCGTGCCTGCCGCGCCGGTTCCCGCCACACATGCCGGTGGCGCCGACATCGAATGCGACATGATGGTGCTGGGCGGCGGGCCCGGCGGCTACTCCGCGGCCTTCCGCTCGGCGGATCTGGGGCTCGATACGGTGGTTGTCGAACGGTTCGCGACCCTTGGCGGCGTCTGCCTCAACGTCGGCTGCATCCCGTCCAAGGCGCTGCTGCACAACGCCGCGGTGATCGACGAGGTCAAGCACCTGGCGGCCAACGGAATCCGTTTCGGCGACCCGGAGATCGACATCGACGGTCTGCGCGGCTATAAGGAAAACGTCATCGCCAAGCTCACCACCGGGCTCGCCGGGATGGCCAAGGCGCGCAAGGTCCGTGTGGTGCGCGGCATCGGCCGTTTCATCGATCCCCACCACATCGAGGTCGAACTGACCGACGGCCCGGGCAAGGCCGTCACCGGCGAGAAGAGAGTGGTGCGCTTCAAGCAGGCCATCATCGCGGCCGGCTCGCGCGTGGTGAAGCTGCCGTTCATTCCGGACGATCCGCGCATCGTCGACTCCACCGGCGCGCTGGAGCTCAAGGCGGTGCCGCAAAAAATGCTGATCATTGGCGGCGGCATCATCGGGCTGGAAATGGGCACGGTCTATTCCACGCTCGGCGCCCGCCTCGATGTGGTGGAAATGATGGACGGCCTGATGCAGGGCGCGGATCGCGATCTCGTCAAGGTATGGGAAAAAATGAACGTCCACCGTTTCGACCGGATCATGCTCAAGACGCGCACGGTCGGCGTCGAACCCCGCGAGGATGGCATCTGGGTCAGCTTCGAGGGCGAGCAGGCGCCGGAAGGTCCGCAGCGCTACGACCTGGTGCTGGTCGCGGCCGGTCGCGCGCCGAACGGCAAGCTGATCGGCGCCGAGAACGCCGGCGTGACGGTATCCGAGCGCGGATTCATTCCGGTCGACAAGCAGATGCGCACCAATGTGCCGCACATTTTTGCCATCGGGGACCTTGTCGGCCAGCCGATGCTGGCGCACAAGGCCGTGCATGAAGCGCATGTCGCCGCTGAAGTGGCGGCCGGTCACAAGGCCTTCTTCGATGCCCGGGTCATCCCCGGCGTGGCCTACACCGACCCGGAAGTGGCCTGGGTCGGCATGACCGAGGAAGAAGCCAGGGCGCAGGGCGTGAAACTCGAGAAGTCGGTGTTTCCATGGGCGGCTTCGGGACGCGCGATCGCCAACGGTCGCGACGAGGGTTTCACCAAGCTGCTGTTCGATGCGCAGACGCATCGCATTGTCGGTGGCGGGATCGTCGGCACCCACGCCGGTGACATGATCGGTGAGATCTGCCTGGCGATCGAAATGGGCTGCGATCACGAGGATATCGGCAAGACCATCCATCCGCACCCGACCCTGGGGGAATCGATCGGCATGTCCGCGGAGGTGTTCGGCGGAGTGTGTACCGACTTGCCGCCGCAACGACGCAAATAATTCGTGTCAGAAAGTACCATAATGCGACGAGGCCCGCCCTCGTCGCTTTTTTTGTTTTACCATGTGCCCATTGCCGTGAAAGCCGGAGCCATGCGACCCCACCCGCCGATCTTCCGCATCCTGATCCTGACTGGCGCGCTATGCGTCTTGCCGTCCCCGGCGCTCGCCGCGGTCGACTATGCCGTACGCGTCGATGCCCCGGCGCCGCTGGCCGCACTGCTTGCCGAACACCTTTCGCTCGTCACGGATCGCAAGGATCCCGATATGGACGAGGCGCTGCTTGACGCGATGGTGCGCGACACCCCCGAAGAGGCGGTCAAACTGCTGGAAACGGAGGGGTATTTCGCCGCGCAGGTCCGCGTCGACACCGAACCTGGCAAGACGCGCGGCTATGTGGTGAAGGTCGAGCCGGGACACGCGGCGACGGTCGCCGATGTGACGATCCGGCTGACCGGCCCGATCCACGGGGAAGAGGATTTTCAGGGGCGGTACGCCGCGGTGCTGGAAGCCTGGACTTTGCCGATCGGCGCCCCCTTTCGCCAGTCCGACTGGGAGGACGGTAAGAAGGCGACGCTAAGGCTGCTGCTCGTCGACCGTTTCCCCATGGCGCGCATCGCCCATAGCCGGGCGCTGGTCGATCCAGTCACGCGCAAGGTGGATCTGGATGTCGAACTGGACAGCGGCCCGCGCGTCGAGTTCGGTGCGCTGGCCATCAAGGGGCTCGAGCGCTATCCGCCGAGCGTGGCCCGGGGGCTGGCGGATTTCCGGGAAGGCGATCCCTACCGGCTGGACAAGCTCCTCGCCTATCAGTCGGCGCTCGAACAGTCTCCGCACTTTTCCACCGCCATTGTCAGCGCCAACCTGCAGCGCTTCAGCGACGGCAAGGTGCCGGTGGAGGTGGATTTGACAGAATTTCCGCGCCAGAAGCTGGAGTTGGGTCTGAACTATGGCACGGATGTCGGGCTGGGTACTCGTATCGGTTACGAGCATTACAATATTTTCCGGCGAGGCTATACCGGCTCGCTGGTGTACGACTGGAAAAAAAGCGAGCAGCAGTTTTCCCTTGGGCTTGGCTTGCCGCGTCAATCCGACGGCTATGCGCATTCGGCGACCTACGCCTACAAGCGCACCGATACCAATAACGTCATCGAGCTGTCCCACTCCGCCGGGCTGTGGCGCACGCGTTCGCGCGGCAAGATCGAGGCCCGGCTCGGGCTGGAATACCTCGCCGACAGCCAGAAAGTGGCCGGGAACACAACCATCAACCGGGCATTGATTCCATCGTTCGGCTGGACACGCCGCTCCGTGGACAATCCCCTGCGCCCGCGCTCCGGCCTCTTGATCGACTCCAAATTGTCCGGCACGATCGGCGGCGCGTTGTCCAATACCTCGTTCGTGCGCGGCTATCTGAAAGCCACCGCCTACTGGACGCCGTTTCCCGGATGGGGAACCTGGGTGGGACGCACCGAGCTTGGTCAGGTCTGGGCCAACGATACCGACCAGGTCCCGTCTTCCCTGCTGTTCAAGGCGGGCGGCAGCAACAGCGTTCGTGGTTACGATTATCAGGCGCTGGGCGTGCCGGGGCCGGACAATAGCGTGCTCGGCGGCCGGGTGCTCGCCACGGCCAGTGTCGAATACCAGATCCCCGTGATGCGCGACTGGGCGCTGGCGCTGTTCACCGACGTTGGCGACGCGAGCCAGAGTTGGAAGTCCTACCGCTCCCGTCATGGCAATGGTGTCGGCGTGCGCTGGATGAGCCCGGTGGCGCCACTGTCTTTTGATATCGCCAAAGGAGACAAGCTCCGTTGGTACCTCAGCCTCGGGCTGGCTTTTTGATCGACCGACCTCCATGTCCGATTTCGAACCCGTGAACGATTCCGATACCGTCAGCAAGGCTTCCGGCCCGGCCGCGCCCCGGCCGCGCAAGCGCGGGCGCCGCCTGCTGGCGGGCGCTCTGGCGGCGCTGTTGCTCATGTTTGGCGCCCTGGCCTGGCTGGGCGCGACGGAAGCCGGATTCGCGGTCCTGTGGCGCGCCGCGGCGTGGGCAAGCGGTGGCGCCCTGACTGTCGGCAAGGCCCGCGGCACGCTGATTGACCGGTTTTCCCTTGACGATATTCAGTGGTCCGGGGCGACCGAGCGGGTGAGAGTCACCAATGTGGCTGTCGACTGGTCCGCCGGGGATGTGTGGCGCAGAACGCTGACCATCCGGCGCCTGGCTGTCGGGCACGTGTCCGTGATATCCGTTCCGGGTGCCCGGAAGCCCCCTTCGTCCCCGACCGTCCTGCCCGAGTCCCTGTCGCTGCCGTTCGATGTGAACGTGGACGCGTTGACGCTTGCGAGCCTCGGTTTCGATGGGGAGGGTCCGTCATTGTACGGCGTGTCGGCAAGCTACCGTTATCGGGCCGATAACGGCCACCGGCTGCGCATCGATCGCCTTGATTCTCCCTGGGGCCGGGGACGGGCCGCGCTCTTCGCCGCGGACCGCCGGCCCTTCGCGCTCAGCGGCGATCTGGCCGTGGACGGCAGCGTCGAATCGCTGCCCGTCGCCGGAAAACTGGATGTTTCGGGATCGCTCGCCGCCGTCAGGATTTCGGGGGGGGTGACGGGCAAAGCGGTCAATGCCCGGGTGGATGGCGAGTTCGCGCCATTTTCCACCGACTCCTTTTCCATCGTCCGGCGGCTGGACATTCTGGCCGGCGGAGTGAACCCGCATGCCTGGCTCGCCGATCTTCCCGATGCGCGGCTGAACATCGCCGCTTACCTGAGGCCGGCGGCTGGCCGGGTGAGCGGCGGCATGTCCGTGCTCAACCTGGAACCGGGCGACATGTCGCGCAACCGCTTGCCCGTCCGGTCCATGGCGGCGGAGTTCCTGTTGGGACAGAATGCGCTGGACCTGACGTTTTTGGGGCTGGACATGCCGGCGGGCCACATCCGGTTGAGCGGTACCGTCGGCAACATGCTGGATATGACGCTTGCCCTCAAGGAGGTCGCGCTCAAAGGTATGCATGCCGACGCTCCGGACGATGTGGTCAACGGCGCGTTCAGGATCGGTGGCAGTGTGGCCGAGCCCCGTATCGAAGGCAAAGCGGCCGGCACATGGCTGGGGCTGGAGCTGAACGGTGGCATTGTCTCCTCTCCCTTGCGGCATGTCGCCCTGCGCAAGCTCGGGCTTCGGGCCGGCGGGGGAGAGTTGACGGTCTCAGGATCGCTCGAACTGGAAAAACTGCGCCGTTTCGACGTGTCCGGAGCCCTGTCCCATATCGATCCATCCCGGTTCGGCGCCTCCTGGCCCCGGGGCGACGTGAGCGCCAGGCTCTCGGCGGCCGGGAAACTGGAAAAAGGCCCGGAAGGGCGGCTCAATCTCGTCCTGTCGGAAAGTCGTCTTTCCGGGCAGCCGCTGACCGGCCGGGTCGATGCCGAACTGGTTCCCGAGCGCCTCAAACGTCTGGCGATGGACCTTTCTCTGGCCCGCAACCGTTTGCAGGCGCAGGGCAGTTGGGGGGCCGCGGGTGACCGCTTGAAGTTCGCGCTGGACGCTCCCGCCCTGGGGCTGCTCGGCCCGGGGTTTTCCGGCAGCCTCGACGCCTCGGCGGAGGTCTCCGGCACACCGAAAGTGCCGGTCGTCAGCGGCAGGGTGAAGGCGGATCGCCTGGCGTTGCCCGGAGACGTCTTTGTGCAGAGCCTGTCGGGTGCGGGAGACCTCCGCGCCGACAACGCCAGTCCGTTCCGGGTCGCGGTGTCCGGCGACGGTCTCCGCGTCGCCCAGCGCCGCATCGACGGTTTGCGTCTGGTGCTGGAGGGGACCCGCGCGCGTCACCACCTCGAGTTCGATGGCCGCATGCAGGCCGAACGCCTTACCGAAAGCTGGCTGGTCAGGGCATCCGGAGGATTGGCGCAAGACCGGCTGGTCTGGGGCGGTTCGCTGGACCGGCTGGAACTCGCCGGCAGCGTGCCCGTATCGCTGCAGGCCCCGGTCAGGCTCTCTGTCGCGAAAGACAGCCTGGATATCGGCGCGGCCCGACTGTCCGCCCTGGGGGGTACCCTGGCGCTGGCGTCGCTCTCGCGCAAAGGCGACGGCAGCCTGTCCACCCGGGGGCAATGGCGCGGCCTGTCGCTCGCGGAGCTCGAGCACCTCGTGTCCTTGCCGGTGAAGGCGGCCATGACGCTGGACGCCGAGTGGGCGATCGATACGGCCCGCGAAATCCGCGGGACGATCGGGCTGCGCCGCGCCGCCGGCGATATCCTGCTGCCGGGCTCCGGCAAGGACGGCCAGCCTCTCGGGCTGAACGGCCTCGACGCCACGGTATCGATGGGCAATGGCCAAGCGCAATGGACACTGGCGGCGAGAACCCGTCATGGCGACCTGGAGGGAACCGGCAGTCTGCCACTGGGCAGTCGACTACCGGATGCCCGTACTCCGCTGTCGGGCAATGTGCGTCTGTCCTTGCCGGCGCTGTCCACCTTTGCCGCGCTGGCCGGTCCTTCCCTGGAACTGGGCGGGCGGGTGAACGCTGACCTGTCGTTCAACGGCCCGCTCGGCGCTCCCCATTGGCAAGGGCGTGTGGGAGGAGACCATCTGCTGTTCGCCGACCGCCGCACCGGCATCCGTCTGGCCGACGGCACCCTGGCGGCCCGCATTACGGATGAGCGAGTGGAGCTGGATACGCTGCGCTTCTCCGGCGGCAAGGGGTATGCGACCGCGCACGGCGCCCTGGCCCTCAAGGATGGCGGCCCGGATGCGCGTGTCCAGGTGGAACTCAATGCCTTCAGTGTGTTCGACCGCCCGTCGCGGCGCCTGGTCGTCAGCGGCAATGCGGAGCTGGCCATGGCCGGGCGCAAGGTCAGCCTGACCGGCAAACTGCGCGCCGATCAGGGGCGGGTCGAACTTGCCCGTCTGGGCACTCCGTCGTTGTCCGACGATGTGGTGGTCAAGGGCAGGGCGGCGCCCGAGCCGTCGGCTTTGGCGAGTTTGCCGCTGTCGGTGGCGCTGACGCTCGATCTTGGCGACCGGTTCCGGTTCTCTGGCCAGGGTCTTGACGTGGAGCTGACCGGGCAGGCGCTCCTGACGGCCGAGCCGGGCATGGCCCCAGCGGCCAAGGGGCAGGTCAGAGTTGTCAAGGGTCGCTACAAGGCCTACGGGCAGGATCTTGACATCGAGTACGGTGTCATCAGTTTCGCCGGCCCGCTGGACAACCCGGGACTCAATGTCCGGGCCCGCCGGCGCCTGTCGCCGGTGGGGGCCGGGGTGGAAGTGACCGGCTCGGTGGCGACGCCGCAGATACGCCTGATTGCAGACGAAGCCATGTCCGACAGGGACAAGCTCGCCTGGCTGGTGCTCGGACGCGCGTCGTCGGGGTCGGACAGCGACAACAACTCGATGGCCGCCTCGGCCGGCGCCTTGCTGGCCGGTACGCTCAACGAGCGGATCGGGCTGTTCGACGACCTGGGCATGACCCAGCGCAACGAGCGGACTCTGGCGGATGGGCGAATCAGCCCCGCGGAGCAGGTGGTGACGGTCGGCAAGCAGCTGACCCAGGAGTTCTATCTTGGCTACGAGTACGGTATCACCAGTGCCCATCAGGCCGTGAAGATGATCTACTCGCTCAGCAAGAGCTGGTCGCTGGTGTTGCGGGCGGGCACGGAGGCATCGGCCGAAACCCGCTATACGCTGCGATTCGATTGATGAGGCCTGCATGCCGGCCCGAACGCTTTGAAAGGATGCCGGTTACGTTTCCGGCGCCACCCCTTGGCGGCCGAGTCGCACAACATGTTCTGCCCGCCTTTCTGTTCCCAGGCGAGGGCGGGCTACCCGGATCGCTTTTAGCGGTTAGGCATATTTGCGATCGTCGTAGATATCTGCGTTTGCATTTATCGGTTTTGCGCCGTTAAGGCCGGTCGCCTTTCCCGCTGATACTCCGGCTATCTCACCCTGTCGAAACCAGGTCGGCCCCGTCGATGGTGGAGCCGGCGGGAATCGAACCCGCGTCCAGTATGCCTTACCCTTCGTACGCTACAGCGATACCCGGTCATGGTTGTCGGCCGGGAAGACGGAGCCAGTATTGCCGGATTCTCCGAGCAGCGCTTGCAGAAAACGGCCATGGCGGCAGGGGACTGAAGAGGGATGGCAACAGGCAGGGAAAAAGGCATGCGGATTTTGCCGCGGTCGCCTGCCCGGGGACGTCCGGGCAGGTCGCGCGATTACGCCTTGTCCGCGGCGGTGACTTTACCGTCGATGACCACGGTTTTGCGGCTGGCCAGCAGATCGCCCATCTCCTGGGCCGATTGCGGTCGGCCCATCAGGTAGCCTTGCAGCAGCTGACAGCGCAGGCTGCCCAGGAACTGGCGCTGGGCCTCGGTCTCGACGCCTTCGGCCAGGGTGTCCATGCCCAGCGCTTCGGCCAGGTGGATGATGGCCGAGACGATCGCGGCGTCTTCGCTGTCGTCGGGGAGATCGCAAACGAACGAGCGGTCGATCTTGATGGTGTCGGGCGCGAAGCGCTTGAGGTAGGCAAGGCTCGAGTAGCCGGTGCCGAAGTCGTCCACCGACAGGCGCACGCCCATTTCCTTGATGCGCGCCAATTGACCGGCTGCCATGTCCGGGTCTTCCATCAGCGTGCTTTCCGTCACCTCCAGCTCCAGCAGGCTGCCTTCCAGGCCGTTTTCCCGGAGGGCGTGCTCGACATCCTCGATGAAGTCATGCCGGGCCAATTGCCGCGCCGATACGTTGACGGCCACCGGGATGCAGGGCAATCCGCTGTCGCGCCAGCGCGCCAGTTGCCGGCAGGCCTCGTTGAGCACCCAGCGGCCGATGCCGACGATCAGCCCGGTGTCTTCGGCGACGGGAATGAAGCGATCCGGCGGAATGCGGCCATGCTCCGGATGATTCCAGCGCAGCAATGCCTCGCAGCCGACCAGCCGCCGTGACTTGATGGCGAACTGGGGCTGGTAAACCAGTTCGAGTTCGTTGTTTTCCAGGGCTTGGCGCAGATGGGATTCGAGCAGTAAACGCTCGGTGACCTGTTCGTTCATGCGCCGCGCATAGAACTGATAGGTGTTCCGCCCGCTTGATTTGGCGTGATACATGGCCAGGTCGGCGTTCATCAGCAAGGTCTGGATGTCCTCCCCGTCTTCCGGACAGACGCTGATGCCGATACTGGCCGATACGACAAGCGTGTGGCCCGCGACCACGAACGGGCGGTGCAGGATATCGAGCAGGCTTTGGGCCGCGTGTCCGGCCTCTTCCGGCGAGTCAAGGTCGGGCAGGATCAGGACGAACTCGTCGCCACCGGTGCGGCCGACCGTATCGATCGGCCGCAGGGCGCCGGCGAGGCGGTCGGCGACCATCTTGAGCAGCTCGTCGCCGTTGCCGTGCCCCAGCGAATCGTTGATGTTCTTGAAATGGTCGAGGTCGACAAACAGCACGGCGAGCTGATGCAGGTTTTTTTGCGCG is part of the Paludibacterium paludis genome and harbors:
- the aceE gene encoding pyruvate dehydrogenase (acetyl-transferring), homodimeric type, whose product is MAATFPDDIDPLETNEWLEALESVLLTEGPERAHYLLEKLVERTRSRGAHLPFDATTAYQNTIPVGREKKSSGDFEMEHRIRSINRWNAMAMVLRAGKKELELGGHIASFQSAATLYDVGFNHFWRAPNDEQDGDLVYFQGHCAPGVYARAYIEGRLSEEQLDNFRQEVDGKGLSSYPHPWLMPDFWQFPTVSMGLGPLMAIYQARFLKYLESRGLARTPGRRVWCFCGDGEMDEPESLGAISLAAREGLDNLIFVVNCNLQRLDGPVRGNGKIIQELEGDFRGSGWNVLKVIWGSRWDPLLAMDNKGLLKKRMDECVDGDYQTFKSKNGGYVREHFFGKYPELREMVANMSDDEIWNLNRGGHDPHKVFAAYHEAVNNARGRPTVILAKTIKGYGMGTSGEAQNIAHQAKKMDLESIRRFRDRFGIPIPDDKLAEVPYYKPAEDSPEMVYMRERRKALGGYLPARRPVQAPLAIPGLHVFDAQLKDSGEREFSTTMAFVRMLGTLLKDKNIARQIVPIVPDESRTFGMEGMFRQYGIWSSMGQNYVPQDHDQLMFYKESRDGQMLQEGINEPGAMSSWIAAATSYANNGIPMIPFYIYYSMFGFQRIGDLAWAAGDMRARGFMLGGTAGRTTLNGEGLQHEDGHSHIQAGLIPNCISYDPTYAYELAVILQDGLSRMYVNQEDVFYYITLMNENYAHPAMPAGAEEGILKGMYLLRDGGDAEVKVQLMGSGTILREVIAAADLLRNDFGVSADIWSATSFNLLRRDGMEASRWNMLNPLEAPQVPYVTAQLADRKGPVIAATDYIRNYADQVREYVPGQYVVLGTDGFGRSDSRGNLRQFFEVDRHYVAVAALSALAREGRIEAARVAEAIKRYGIDTAKLPSWKA
- the aceF gene encoding dihydrolipoyllysine-residue acetyltransferase, which translates into the protein MSNLIELNVPDIGGHSNVDVIEVFILPGQTVAVDDSLITLETDKATMDVPASHAGVVKEVRVKVGDKISEGGVIALIEVSDPASAEAPSPAPAQASAPSTAPAAAPATSGAPAEIRIPDIGGHSGVDVIEVAVKPGDTIAVDDTLVTLETDKATMDVPATLAGVVKSVAIKVGDKVGQGDLIVVVEGSASSAVAPASPAPAPAQATPAPAPARAEPAAPSAASTSVDEASFARAHAGPSVRRLARELGVDLSRVAGTGRKGRIVESDVKAYVKSLMSGVAAAPAASAAPSNGSGLDLLPWPKVDFAKFGPVETAPLSRIKKISGANLSRNWVMIPHVTQFDEADITEMEAFRKAMGEELKAEGVKLTPLAFLIKASVAALKKFPEFNASLDGDNLVLKQYFHIGFAADTPNGLVVPVIRDADKKTLSEIAQESSALAKKARDGKLTPNDMQGGCFSISSLGGIGGTAFTPIINAPEVAILGVSRSAIKPVWNGKEFAPRLMLPLSLSYDHRVIDGASAARFTSYLAQVLADIRRLML
- the lpdA gene encoding dihydrolipoyl dehydrogenase gives rise to the protein MSQTMELKIPDIGGHNNVDVIEVFVKPGDTVKVDDSLITLETDKATMDVPSTHAGVVAEVRIAVGGKVSEGDVIVVLEAAAQSGASPSAENTGVASAHTEAGSVPAAPVPATHAGGADIECDMMVLGGGPGGYSAAFRSADLGLDTVVVERFATLGGVCLNVGCIPSKALLHNAAVIDEVKHLAANGIRFGDPEIDIDGLRGYKENVIAKLTTGLAGMAKARKVRVVRGIGRFIDPHHIEVELTDGPGKAVTGEKRVVRFKQAIIAAGSRVVKLPFIPDDPRIVDSTGALELKAVPQKMLIIGGGIIGLEMGTVYSTLGARLDVVEMMDGLMQGADRDLVKVWEKMNVHRFDRIMLKTRTVGVEPREDGIWVSFEGEQAPEGPQRYDLVLVAAGRAPNGKLIGAENAGVTVSERGFIPVDKQMRTNVPHIFAIGDLVGQPMLAHKAVHEAHVAAEVAAGHKAFFDARVIPGVAYTDPEVAWVGMTEEEARAQGVKLEKSVFPWAASGRAIANGRDEGFTKLLFDAQTHRIVGGGIVGTHAGDMIGEICLAIEMGCDHEDIGKTIHPHPTLGESIGMSAEVFGGVCTDLPPQRRK
- a CDS encoding autotransporter assembly complex protein TamA gives rise to the protein MRPHPPIFRILILTGALCVLPSPALAAVDYAVRVDAPAPLAALLAEHLSLVTDRKDPDMDEALLDAMVRDTPEEAVKLLETEGYFAAQVRVDTEPGKTRGYVVKVEPGHAATVADVTIRLTGPIHGEEDFQGRYAAVLEAWTLPIGAPFRQSDWEDGKKATLRLLLVDRFPMARIAHSRALVDPVTRKVDLDVELDSGPRVEFGALAIKGLERYPPSVARGLADFREGDPYRLDKLLAYQSALEQSPHFSTAIVSANLQRFSDGKVPVEVDLTEFPRQKLELGLNYGTDVGLGTRIGYEHYNIFRRGYTGSLVYDWKKSEQQFSLGLGLPRQSDGYAHSATYAYKRTDTNNVIELSHSAGLWRTRSRGKIEARLGLEYLADSQKVAGNTTINRALIPSFGWTRRSVDNPLRPRSGLLIDSKLSGTIGGALSNTSFVRGYLKATAYWTPFPGWGTWVGRTELGQVWANDTDQVPSSLLFKAGGSNSVRGYDYQALGVPGPDNSVLGGRVLATASVEYQIPVMRDWALALFTDVGDASQSWKSYRSRHGNGVGVRWMSPVAPLSFDIAKGDKLRWYLSLGLAF